The genomic interval TTCAAACAAAATCTGCCATTTCTGCTTCGAGAACTTAAATTCGAAAGTAGCGAGTTGCTCAAATCACCACCACGATTTTTGTCTGAGATTTTGCTGATTTTTGAGAACTGCTCAAATGGGTCTCTCCATGAACACAACCCCACCAAGCTCTGTGGCTGAATCCCACTACCACACCCACAAGGTCTTCCTCTTTTGCAACTACATTCTACTAGGTGCAGCCTCCAGTTGCATCTTCCTCACCCTCTCGCTCCGCCTTTTCCCCTCCATAAGCGGGTTCTTTCTAATCCTCCTCCACATCCTCACCATCGCGGGGGCGGTCTTCGGCTGTGCAGCGGCCTCATCGGGTGGGACTAGCAGGTGGTATGCAGCTCACATGGTGGCCACTGTGCTGACAGCGATATTTCAAGGATCGGTCTCGGTGCTGATCTTCACAAGGACAGGGGATTTTCTGGGGCAGTTGAAGTCCTATGTGAGGGAAGAGGACGGCGCTGTGATACTGAAGTTGGCTGGCGGGTTGTGCGTGTTGATCTTTTGCTTGGAGTGGGTGGTCTTGACACTTGCATTTTTCCTTAAATACTATGCTTATGTTGAGCGTGATGGTGTTGGGGCTAACGGCTATGGTATGAGGAGGAGTGCTAAAGTGCAGCAAGAGGAGGACTTGAAGGACTGGCCATGGCCTTTCCAAGTCTAAACAGATCGTTTTTCGTGTTGACCAGCGATAATATCGAGTTATTGGAGTcctctatttaatttttatgcttttttttttttttttttttccattctattTTGCTTTTACCCCATatgatgattatatatatattggggatgtatttgatttatttattataaatatatgctTTTACTGTTCTTATTAACGGATGGGACTTGAATGGCGTCGATTACCTATTTTCTCAGTGAATTTCATGTAAAGGTGGCCAAAACAGATGTTTGGGTTCTTCAATAGCAGAGACGAAAAATCTGTTGTAAACTTGGGCGTTGGTACATTGAAAGATttttctgttatatatatatatatattaagagacctgaaataactaaaatatccaaaatattaatgttgttttgaTAGACAACACTCTAACAGAGCTCGAACAACACAACTGATCCTACAACGAGAGAGAACATAAGTGACTACCAGGACATTAAAGTTGCTTGTAGCATACTTTTaacgaaatttatatatattgtggtTGGGAAGCATCATCCCTTGTTTTTATAATTggtcttgtttgttttataaataagttaagatgagttgtgataaaagttaaaaattgaataaaatattgttaaaatatatttttttaatattatttttgttttaagcatttgaaaaaattgaattgtttattttattttgtatgaaaatttagaaaaattataatgattaaaaaaatattagagaagatgagttgaaaaattttctgaaaataaacgaagcAGAATCTCCTGTGTGACGATTTCTCTCTCCTTTAGAACCCCCATGGTGGCTAATCAGGCTACGAAATCACAAAACTTTTCTTCCATTGCTCTTGACCAGTAAGCATCATGATTGTGTAGCTATTCAAGAAAACCACACACTTGAAGAAAATGCCTATTCAGTAGCTATAATAAAGTTCGGGAAttatggaaaattttgaaatacagattttaaatgagaaatagtTCCCCCATCAACTTTCATGAACTTTATGAATAGAGTATTTCGATCATTCttgatatattttcaaaatgttgAGGAACATAGTGATCACTTGAGGATAGTGTTGAGGAACCCTTCAAGAACATCACATGTAAGCCAAACTCAATAaatgtgaattctggttagaagaataAGATTTTTAGGTCACGTGGTGACAGGAAATGAATCATGGTAGACTCCAACAAAGTGGAGGCAGTGATGGATTGGAAATGACCTATCACCGTACAAGAGGTTAGGAGTTTCTTGGGGTAAGCCGTTTATTATCTTAGATTCATGGAAGGATTTCTAAGTTATCCAGCTCTCTCATAGCGTTGACTAGGAAGAATGTTACATTCGTTTAGACTGAGCGGTATGAGCAAAGTTTTGCGAAACTGAAGAGGCAATTAACT from Juglans microcarpa x Juglans regia isolate MS1-56 chromosome 4S, Jm3101_v1.0, whole genome shotgun sequence carries:
- the LOC121263675 gene encoding uncharacterized protein LOC121263675, with translation MGLSMNTTPPSSVAESHYHTHKVFLFCNYILLGAASSCIFLTLSLRLFPSISGFFLILLHILTIAGAVFGCAAASSGGTSRWYAAHMVATVLTAIFQGSVSVLIFTRTGDFLGQLKSYVREEDGAVILKLAGGLCVLIFCLEWVVLTLAFFLKYYAYVERDGVGANGYGMRRSAKVQQEEDLKDWPWPFQV